From the Rhizobium sp. SL42 genome, the window GAGAACTTCTCCGATGCCATTGGTGGTGTCGCCCATTCGGACGAACCGTCCGAAGTCACCGACATCCTGCTCGATCTTACCCGCCGCGAGACGCAGGCCTTTTCGATTTCCATGGCTCAGGCGGTTGTCGGCTCCTTTGAAGGTCAGATCGGCCTGATCAACAATCCGCACCGTTATGCCGGCTTCCGCGTGCTTCAGGCCCATGATGTGCCTTCGATCCTGTTGGAACTCGGTTTCCTGTCCAACAAGGAAGACGAGAAACTGTTGCTCGATCCGGCCTGGCGCGACAAGGTCGCCGGGCTGATGGTCGAGGCGATCCGGCGCTATCGGGCGCCTGTTCTGGCCAACGGCGGGTGAGGAGCTGGCTGTGGACGGCGGTGCAGGCCATGACAAAGTCTCGCTAACGGCCCTATTTTCCTCACATTCCCGCCGTTACTCGAAATCGAATACGCGCGCCTGGACCGATCTGCGAATCGTCCGGCCCGCGCAGGAGCCTCGCATGTCTTGCCAAGCATCGCTCGACGTGCAAAACGCCACGGGGTGTGCGAAGCTTTTCGCGGCGCGCTGAACCCGAAGCAAAAGCCGGTAGCGAAAACATGATCAGACTGATTGGATATCTCTTCGGATTGGCATCCGTGCTGGCCCTTATTGTGGCCGGCGGCGTTGCCATCTATCTGAACGGGATGACCAAGGACCTTCCAAACTATGAGGTTCTGGCAAGCTACGCACCGCCTGTGACGACACGCATTCATGCCGGCAACGGCGCGCTGATGGCGGAATACGCCCGCGAACGGCGCCTCTTCCTGCCGATCCAGGCAATCCCGGACCGGGTCAAGGCGGCTTTTCTGTCGGCGGAAGACAAGAATTTCTACAATCATCCGGGCGTCGATATCTATGGTCTCGGCCGCGCCATTCTGGTCAATCTGCAGAACTTCGGCTCCGGGCGCCGTCCGGTGGGCGCGTCGACGATCACCCAGCAGGTCGCCAAGAACTTCCTTCTCTCGTCCGACCAGACGATGGACCGCAAGATCAAGGAAGCCATTCTGTCGTTCCGCATCGAGCAGGCCTATTCCAAGGACAAGATCCTTGAGCTCTATCTCAACGAGATCTTCTTCGGCCTCAATGCCTATGGCATTGCCGGCGCCGCGCTTACCTATTTCGACAAGTCGGTCACCGAACTGACCATCGCCGAGACGGCTTATCTCGCAGCGCTGCCCAAGGGACCGAACAACTATCATCCCTTCCGCCGTGCGGATGCGGCCATCGAGCGCCGCAACTGGGTGATCGACCGCATGGTCGAAAATGGTTTCGTGACCCGCGAGGAAGGCGACGAGGCGAAGAAGCAGCCGCTCGGCGTCAATCTGCGCCGCTCCGGTTCGTCGCTGTTCGCATCCGACTATTTCTCCGAGGAAGTGCGCCGCCAGATCATCGAGCGGTTCGGCGACAAGTCGCTCTACGAAGGCGGCCTGTCGATCCGTACATCGCTTGATCCGGAAATGCAGATCCAGGCGCGCAAGGCCCTGCAGTCGGCGCTTCTGACCTACGACCAGCGTCGCGGTTTCCGCGGTCCGATCAAGCAGATCCCGGTCGAAGGTGATTGGGGCGTGCCTCTGGCGGATGTCCCAGGGCTTGCGGACGTTCCCGAGTGGAAAATCGCGATTGTGCTCGATTCATCTACAGATGGCGTCGACATCGGCCTGCAGCCCGCCAAGGAAGGCGGCGGCAAGGTCGTTGCGGAGCGGACCCGCGGCCGCATCGAACCGGACGATATGGAATGGGCCTACCGCTCGGCCTCGGCGGACCGCAAGTCGGCAAAGTCGCCGCAGGGTGTGCTGTCGGTTGGCGATGTCGTTTACGTCGAGCCGGTCGCAGGTGAAAGCAATCGCTATCGCCTGCGCCAGCCACCCAAGGTGCAGGGTGGCTTGGTCGCCATGGATCCGCATACCGGCCGTGTCCTGGCTCTGGTTGGCGGCTTCTCCTATGCGCAGTCCGAATTCAACCGCGCCACCCAGGCGATGCGCCAGCCCGGTTCGTCCTTCAAGCCGTTCGTCTACGCTGCAGCCCTTGATACCGGTTACACGCCGGCCTCGGTCATCCTCGATGCGCCGATCGAATTCGTCTCGGGCGGCCAGGTCTGGCGCCCGCAGAACTACGGCGGTGGCTCCGCCGGCCCGCAGACCCTGCGCATGGGCATCGAAAAGTCGCGTAACCTGATGACCGTTCGTCTTGCCAATGACATGGGCATGAACCTAGTCGCCGAATATGCCG encodes:
- a CDS encoding penicillin-binding protein 1A → MIRLIGYLFGLASVLALIVAGGVAIYLNGMTKDLPNYEVLASYAPPVTTRIHAGNGALMAEYARERRLFLPIQAIPDRVKAAFLSAEDKNFYNHPGVDIYGLGRAILVNLQNFGSGRRPVGASTITQQVAKNFLLSSDQTMDRKIKEAILSFRIEQAYSKDKILELYLNEIFFGLNAYGIAGAALTYFDKSVTELTIAETAYLAALPKGPNNYHPFRRADAAIERRNWVIDRMVENGFVTREEGDEAKKQPLGVNLRRSGSSLFASDYFSEEVRRQIIERFGDKSLYEGGLSIRTSLDPEMQIQARKALQSALLTYDQRRGFRGPIKQIPVEGDWGVPLADVPGLADVPEWKIAIVLDSSTDGVDIGLQPAKEGGGKVVAERTRGRIEPDDMEWAYRSASADRKSAKSPQGVLSVGDVVYVEPVAGESNRYRLRQPPKVQGGLVAMDPHTGRVLALVGGFSYAQSEFNRATQAMRQPGSSFKPFVYAAALDTGYTPASVILDAPIEFVSGGQVWRPQNYGGGSAGPQTLRMGIEKSRNLMTVRLANDMGMNLVAEYAERFGVYDKMNPVLAMSLGSGETTVLRMVSAYAVFANGGKQIKPTLIDRIQDRHGKTIFRHEDRICEGCNADSFGGQQEPNIVDNREQVLDPMTAYQITSMLEGVVTRGTAAGKIKLDRPVAGKTGTSNDEKDAWFVGYTPDLVAGVFIGFDTPAPLGRGSTGGSLAAPIFNDFMQAAVAGKPAGKFLVPEGMSIIAVNRTTGMFAMEGEPDTIMEAFKPGTGPADTLSVIGMDGYAPPEEILKASPQANQAVTSGSGGLF